A window from Cryobacterium sp. SO1 encodes these proteins:
- a CDS encoding ATP-dependent Clp protease ATP-binding subunit, whose amino-acid sequence MFERFTDRARRVVVLAQEEAKMLNHNYIGTEHILLGLIHEGEGVAAKALESLGISLDAVREQVQDIIGQGQQQPTGHIPFTPRAKKVLELSLREALQLGHNYIGTEHILLGLIREGEGVAAQVLVKLGADLNRVRQQVIQLLSGYQGKEQVQVGANETAANPAGSQILDQFGRNLTQAARDNKLDPVIGREKEIERVMQILSRRSKNNPVLIGEPGVGKTAVVEGLAQAIVKGDVPETLKDKQLYSLDLGSLIAGSRYRGDFEERLKKVTKEIRTRGDIIVFIDEIHTLVGAGAAEGAIDAASILKPLLARGELQTIGATTIDEYRKHFEKDAALERRFQPIQVAEPSLPHTINILKGLRDRYEAHHKVSITDGALVAAANLADRYVSDRFLPDKAIDLIDEAGARLRLSILSSPPELREFDEKIAVVRAAKETAIEDQDFEKAAGLRDEEKNLLGERLRLEKKWKSGDVKTTAVVDEGLIAEVLAQATGIPVFKLTEEESSRLVFMEKALHQRVIGQEEAISALAKTIRRTRAGLKDPKRPSGSFIFAGPTGVGKTELAKALAEFLFDDEAAMISLDMSEYGEKHTVSRLFGAPPGFVGFEEGGQLTEKVRRKPFSVVLFDEIEKAHPDIFNSLLQILEEGRLTDGQGRVIDFKNTVIIMTTNLGTRDISGSPVGFQLEGDTATSYDRMRGKVNEELKKHFKPEFLNRVDEIIVFPQLSKPELLQIVDLFIKRLGDRLLDRDMTIDLTLAVKEHLIEVGFDPALGARPLRRAIQREVEDRLSEKILHGELNAGDHVHVDFVDGEYVFTTTNRNESVSVGINAAAAVGTGPGTPDLAITSD is encoded by the coding sequence ATGTTTGAGAGATTTACCGACCGAGCTCGTCGTGTCGTCGTCCTGGCCCAGGAAGAGGCCAAGATGCTCAACCACAACTACATCGGAACCGAGCACATTCTGCTCGGGCTCATCCACGAGGGTGAAGGCGTGGCCGCCAAGGCCCTGGAGAGCCTCGGCATCTCGCTGGATGCCGTGCGCGAACAGGTGCAGGACATCATCGGCCAGGGGCAGCAGCAGCCGACCGGGCACATCCCGTTCACGCCGCGCGCCAAGAAGGTCCTCGAACTGAGCCTTCGCGAAGCGTTGCAGTTGGGCCACAATTACATCGGAACCGAGCACATCCTGCTCGGGCTCATCCGCGAGGGCGAGGGCGTTGCCGCCCAGGTGCTGGTCAAGCTCGGCGCCGACCTCAACCGGGTGCGCCAGCAGGTCATCCAGCTCCTTTCCGGCTACCAAGGAAAGGAGCAGGTGCAGGTGGGCGCGAACGAGACCGCAGCCAACCCGGCGGGCAGCCAGATTCTGGACCAGTTCGGGCGCAACCTCACCCAGGCGGCGCGCGACAACAAACTCGACCCGGTGATCGGGCGCGAGAAGGAGATCGAGCGGGTCATGCAGATCCTCTCCCGCCGTTCGAAGAACAACCCCGTGCTGATCGGTGAACCCGGCGTCGGCAAGACGGCCGTCGTCGAGGGCCTCGCCCAGGCGATTGTCAAGGGCGATGTTCCCGAGACGCTGAAGGACAAGCAGCTCTACTCGCTCGACCTCGGCTCGCTGATCGCCGGCAGCCGCTACCGCGGTGACTTCGAGGAACGCCTGAAGAAGGTCACCAAGGAGATCCGCACCCGCGGCGACATCATCGTGTTCATCGACGAGATCCACACCCTCGTCGGAGCCGGTGCCGCCGAGGGCGCCATCGACGCGGCCTCGATCCTGAAGCCCCTGCTCGCCCGCGGCGAACTGCAGACGATCGGTGCGACCACGATCGACGAATACCGCAAGCACTTCGAGAAGGACGCCGCTCTCGAGCGCCGCTTCCAGCCGATCCAGGTCGCCGAGCCGTCGCTGCCCCACACGATCAACATTCTCAAGGGTCTGCGCGACCGGTACGAGGCGCACCACAAGGTGTCCATCACCGATGGCGCCCTCGTGGCCGCGGCCAACCTCGCCGACCGCTACGTCTCCGACCGGTTCCTGCCCGACAAGGCCATCGACCTGATCGACGAGGCCGGCGCACGCCTGCGCCTCTCGATCCTGTCCAGCCCGCCGGAGCTGCGCGAATTCGACGAGAAGATCGCCGTGGTGCGCGCCGCCAAGGAGACGGCGATCGAGGACCAGGACTTCGAGAAGGCAGCCGGCCTCCGCGACGAGGAGAAGAACCTGCTCGGCGAGCGTCTGCGCCTGGAGAAGAAGTGGAAGTCCGGCGACGTCAAGACCACCGCCGTGGTCGACGAGGGCCTGATCGCCGAGGTCCTGGCCCAGGCCACCGGCATCCCCGTGTTCAAGCTCACCGAGGAGGAGTCCTCGCGCCTCGTCTTCATGGAGAAGGCACTGCACCAGCGCGTCATCGGTCAGGAAGAGGCCATCTCGGCGCTCGCCAAGACCATCCGTCGCACCCGTGCGGGGCTGAAGGACCCGAAGCGTCCGAGCGGTTCGTTCATCTTCGCCGGCCCCACCGGTGTCGGCAAGACCGAGCTGGCCAAGGCGCTCGCCGAGTTCCTCTTCGACGACGAGGCCGCCATGATCTCGCTCGACATGAGTGAGTACGGCGAGAAGCACACGGTCTCGCGGCTGTTCGGTGCTCCTCCCGGGTTCGTCGGCTTCGAAGAGGGCGGCCAGCTCACCGAGAAGGTGCGTCGTAAGCCGTTCTCCGTGGTGCTGTTCGACGAGATCGAGAAAGCCCACCCCGACATCTTCAACTCGCTCCTCCAGATTCTGGAAGAGGGCCGGTTGACCGATGGCCAGGGTCGCGTGATCGACTTCAAGAACACCGTCATCATCATGACGACCAACCTCGGTACCAGGGACATCAGCGGCTCGCCCGTCGGGTTCCAGCTCGAGGGCGACACCGCCACCAGCTACGACAGGATGCGCGGAAAGGTGAACGAGGAACTGAAGAAGCACTTCAAGCCCGAGTTCCTCAACCGCGTCGACGAGATTATCGTCTTCCCGCAACTGTCCAAGCCGGAGCTGCTGCAGATCGTTGACCTGTTCATCAAGCGCCTGGGCGACCGGCTGCTCGACCGCGACATGACCATCGACCTGACCCTGGCGGTGAAGGAACACCTCATCGAGGTGGGCTTCGACCCCGCACTCGGCGCCCGGCCGCTGCGTCGTGCGATCCAGCGTGAGGTGGAGGACCGTCTGAGCGAGAAGATCCTGCACGGCGAGCTGAACGCCGGAGACCACGTGCACGTGGACTTCGTCGACGGGGAGTACGTGTTCACCACGACGAACCGCAACGAGTCCGTCTCGGTGGGCATCAACGCCGCCGCCGCGGTGGGAACCGGACCGGGCACGCCCGATCTGGCCATCACCAGCGACTAA
- a CDS encoding pirin family protein translates to MSNQETEPAEIVCDTPAVAGVDPVVLLQPRDVPLGGPRAMGVRRTLPQRERSLIGAWCFVDHYGPDDVSVTGGMVVPPHPHTGLQTASWLFAGEVEHRDSVGSVALVRPGELNLMTAGAGISHSEVSTPNTTALHGVQLWIALPELTRHQKPHFENHVIAPIVRNGVTLHVFLGKLAGLTAAATGDTPLVGAQIDLPAGSSIDLEVEGCFEHGVLVDTGTVRFAGTTVQQNQLGFVQAGRSGIHLENSGDGPARVVLLGGEPLGEQIVMWWNFIGRGHEEITAWRAQWQLEVIDEADPAGRFGQVAYHGRALPAPTLPTVRLKPRS, encoded by the coding sequence GTGAGCAACCAGGAAACCGAACCGGCCGAGATCGTCTGCGATACACCGGCCGTTGCGGGGGTCGACCCCGTCGTCCTCCTGCAGCCCCGGGATGTGCCCCTGGGCGGTCCGCGAGCGATGGGCGTGCGCCGCACACTCCCCCAGCGTGAGCGCAGCCTGATCGGCGCCTGGTGCTTCGTTGACCACTACGGCCCCGACGACGTCTCGGTGACCGGCGGGATGGTGGTGCCGCCGCATCCGCACACCGGGTTGCAGACGGCGAGTTGGCTGTTCGCCGGCGAGGTGGAGCACCGAGACAGCGTCGGCAGCGTCGCCCTGGTGCGCCCAGGCGAACTGAACCTGATGACCGCCGGCGCCGGCATCAGTCACTCCGAGGTGTCCACCCCCAATACCACCGCGCTGCACGGGGTGCAGCTGTGGATTGCGCTGCCCGAGCTCACCCGGCATCAGAAACCGCATTTCGAGAACCACGTCATCGCACCGATCGTGCGCAACGGGGTCACCTTGCACGTGTTCCTGGGCAAACTGGCCGGACTCACCGCGGCCGCCACCGGGGACACCCCACTGGTGGGCGCACAGATCGACCTGCCGGCCGGGTCGTCGATCGACCTCGAGGTCGAGGGTTGCTTCGAGCACGGCGTCCTCGTCGACACCGGCACCGTGCGGTTCGCCGGCACGACGGTGCAGCAGAACCAGCTGGGCTTTGTGCAGGCGGGCCGCTCAGGCATCCATTTGGAAAACAGCGGCGACGGCCCGGCCCGGGTGGTGCTGCTGGGCGGTGAGCCGCTCGGCGAGCAGATCGTGATGTGGTGGAACTTTATCGGCCGCGGCCACGAGGAGATCACCGCCTGGCGGGCCCAGTGGCAGCTCGAGGTCATCGACGAGGCGGATCCGGCGGGCCGATTCGGCCAGGTGGCGTACCACGGCAGAGCGCTGCCTGCACCGACGCTGCCGACCGTGAGGCTCAAACCGCGCAGCTGA
- a CDS encoding amino-acid N-acetyltransferase, with protein MTHQELIVRRARTRDVPLIQALVEPLVQQRILLGKDRVVFYEAVQEFRVVEDLDGNLVGCGALHVMWEDLGEVRTLAVSEDWVGKGVGHALIGRLEADARELGLSRLFCLTFEVEFFTRNGFVDMGTETVDPAVYAELVRSPDEGVAEFLDLARVKPNTLGNTRMLKRLA; from the coding sequence GTGACACACCAGGAGCTCATCGTGCGCCGGGCTCGGACCCGCGACGTGCCGCTCATCCAGGCCCTCGTCGAGCCCCTCGTGCAACAACGCATCCTGCTCGGTAAGGACCGCGTGGTCTTCTACGAGGCCGTGCAGGAATTCCGGGTGGTCGAGGACCTGGACGGGAACCTCGTCGGCTGCGGCGCCCTGCACGTGATGTGGGAGGATCTCGGCGAGGTGCGCACTCTGGCCGTGTCGGAGGACTGGGTCGGCAAGGGCGTCGGGCATGCGCTCATCGGTCGTCTGGAAGCCGACGCCAGGGAACTGGGCCTCAGCCGCCTGTTCTGTCTGACCTTCGAGGTGGAATTCTTCACCAGGAACGGCTTCGTCGACATGGGCACCGAAACTGTCGACCCGGCCGTGTACGCGGAACTGGTGCGCTCGCCCGACGAGGGTGTCGCGGAGTTCCTGGACCTCGCCCGCGTCAAGCCGAACACCCTCGGCAACACGCGGATGCTCAAGCGCCTGGCCTGA
- a CDS encoding ExeM/NucH family extracellular endonuclease encodes MSLAPPRPLRLALASLIGACLAVAPVVAVSAQAVPAGTGVVINEAYLSGGSTDAAFANKFIELYNPTDAAIDLSAWSLQYREADGTVADSPSFVALTGTIPAKGYYLVSGGSNGTTGAALPTPDQTSTLDPSGTTGTLILAKSTAALTLEAGDSAANPDVIDLLGYGASLTFEGAVAGAPADNTDVKSFNRTSGIDSDSNVADFSLSATITPTGSAGVSPTPSPTPTVTPTATPVPTPAPTGTPAPVETVAINQIQGTTGVSPLAGSTVTTTGVVTAAFPTGGFKGFYLQTPGTGGAVDLATHSASDGIFVYTNALAAAVVAGDHVSVTGLVGDFYNLTQLTVGALTDITVLDGTGVETPVAATVGLPATDADRESLEGMLIAPTGDFTVTNNYTTNQYGEIGLASGTTPLVGATVTARPGTAEYTAAVAANAARAVTLDDGATTNYLSSANKAKPVPYLSTTAPVRIGAAVAFTRPVILDYRNNAWKFQPTTELVPANADTVQPAAFSNTRTDAPRAVGGDVRLASFNVLNYFTTTGDELTGCTFYTDRAGAPTTVNSGCDARGAADQANLDRQQAKIVAAINALDAHVISLEEIENSAAFGKDRDTALGDLVGALNADLGTEAWAFVASPDVVPADEDVIRTAFIFKKAIVETVGASTILTDAAFDNARQPLAQSFQLVGDSGSAFQVIVNHFKSKGSGTGADADAGDGQGASNASRVKQATALVAFADALRTDTGIDRVFLTGDFNAYDMEDPIKVITDAGYLSQEAKSGEYTYAFGGTVGSLDHVFASPEANATVTDVDVWNINSVESVALEYSRYNNNVTDFYVADAYRSSDHDPVVVGLNVATAPPVDINLLNINDFHGRIDNNTVKFAGTVEQLRAEYGDAATLFLSDGDNIGASLFASSSQQDQPTIDVLNALGLDASAVGNHEFDQGLADLTGRVSEAADFDYLGANVYLSGTETPALQEFTLLEIGDITVGVIGAVTEETPTLVSPGGISTIEFGDPVAAVNRVAAQLTDGDPANGEADVLIAEYHEGAGAGTPDNATLEDELKLEAAFTDIVTLTAASVDAIFTGHTHKQYAWNAQVPGAATGVTRPVLQTGSYGENIGQVVLRYDPSTGETTTVKNQNVKRSTIADGDLVSAYPAVATVKAIVDAAVAEAAVIGNKPVGSVSADISRACLGGTSPCAENRAAASTLGTLVANSLRESLADPLVGGAEIGIVNPGGLRADLLTAPDGVVTYAEANAVLPFLNNLWTTTLTGAQFKVALEQQWQTDATGAVPSRPYLQLGLSDNVNYTFDASRGAGDRITGIWIDGSPIDLDRAYRVGSFSFLLQGGDNFREFAKGTNTRDSGLVDRDAWISYITANSPLTPTFAAAQAAVTGVPTAAVKPGDSVTFGVSQLNITSLGAPKNSQLAIAWGDSSTVFGPTSINATGAATVTVTVPDDAVASSELTLTAKESGTVVRVPLAVTVTEPTPEPTPVPTTEPPTEPTPVPTTEPTTEPTPVPTTEPTTEPTPVPTTEPTTEPTPVPTTEPTPVPTTGPTGPGVPTALPTTAAETALTAILKNKITSSDSSVAPGGRVAITVGAGYAGQYVSVWVRSTPVNLGGWQQVSAAGTVSVVLPTDLAAGSHRLIVQDAAGAVIGWTDLTVAAAGGSAAGLAQTGLDASPWLAGGAVLLLLGAVLMRRRRIPMDS; translated from the coding sequence ATGTCGCTCGCACCACCCCGCCCGCTTCGGCTGGCCCTCGCCTCGCTGATCGGAGCGTGCCTGGCCGTCGCCCCGGTCGTGGCCGTCTCCGCCCAGGCCGTCCCCGCCGGCACCGGCGTCGTCATCAACGAGGCCTACCTCAGCGGCGGCAGCACAGACGCTGCATTCGCGAACAAGTTCATCGAGCTCTACAACCCCACGGATGCCGCGATCGACCTCTCGGCCTGGTCGCTGCAGTACCGCGAGGCCGACGGCACCGTCGCCGACAGCCCGAGTTTCGTCGCCCTGACCGGAACGATCCCGGCCAAGGGCTACTACCTCGTCTCCGGCGGCTCGAACGGCACCACCGGCGCGGCCCTCCCCACCCCGGACCAGACCTCGACCCTGGACCCGAGCGGCACCACCGGCACCCTGATCCTCGCCAAGTCCACCGCAGCACTCACCCTCGAGGCGGGCGACTCCGCCGCCAACCCCGACGTGATCGACCTGCTCGGCTACGGCGCCTCCCTCACCTTCGAGGGCGCCGTCGCCGGTGCTCCCGCCGACAACACCGACGTCAAGTCGTTCAACCGCACGTCGGGCATCGACTCCGACAGCAATGTCGCCGACTTCAGCCTGTCGGCCACGATCACCCCCACCGGTTCCGCCGGTGTCTCCCCGACGCCCTCCCCGACCCCCACCGTGACGCCGACGGCGACCCCGGTGCCCACCCCCGCACCGACGGGCACCCCGGCCCCGGTCGAGACCGTGGCGATCAACCAGATCCAGGGCACGACTGGCGTCAGCCCGCTGGCCGGCAGCACGGTCACCACGACCGGCGTAGTCACCGCAGCCTTCCCTACGGGCGGCTTCAAGGGCTTCTACCTGCAGACCCCCGGGACCGGCGGCGCGGTCGATCTCGCCACACACTCCGCATCCGACGGCATCTTTGTCTACACGAACGCGCTGGCGGCAGCCGTCGTCGCCGGCGACCATGTCTCGGTCACCGGCCTGGTCGGTGACTTCTACAACCTCACCCAACTGACCGTGGGCGCGCTCACCGATATTACCGTGCTGGACGGAACCGGAGTCGAGACCCCCGTGGCCGCGACGGTGGGCCTGCCGGCCACGGATGCCGACCGCGAATCGCTCGAGGGCATGCTGATCGCCCCGACCGGCGACTTCACGGTGACCAACAACTACACCACTAACCAGTACGGCGAGATCGGGCTCGCGTCCGGCACCACCCCGCTGGTCGGTGCCACTGTGACGGCCCGCCCCGGCACCGCGGAGTACACCGCGGCGGTCGCGGCGAACGCCGCCCGTGCCGTCACGCTGGACGACGGCGCGACAACGAACTACCTGAGCTCGGCCAACAAGGCCAAGCCGGTGCCGTACCTGTCAACCACAGCCCCTGTGCGCATCGGCGCCGCGGTGGCGTTCACCCGACCCGTCATCCTGGACTACCGCAACAACGCCTGGAAGTTCCAGCCCACCACCGAGCTGGTTCCTGCGAACGCCGACACCGTGCAGCCGGCCGCCTTCTCGAACACCCGCACCGATGCCCCCCGCGCGGTCGGCGGCGACGTCCGTCTGGCCAGCTTCAACGTGCTCAATTACTTCACCACCACCGGCGACGAGCTCACCGGCTGCACCTTCTACACCGACCGGGCCGGCGCGCCCACCACGGTGAATTCGGGCTGCGACGCCAGAGGGGCCGCCGACCAGGCCAACCTCGACCGCCAGCAGGCCAAAATCGTCGCCGCGATCAATGCCCTCGACGCCCACGTGATCTCGCTCGAGGAGATCGAGAACTCGGCAGCGTTCGGCAAGGACCGCGACACCGCGCTCGGCGACCTGGTCGGCGCGTTGAACGCCGACCTCGGCACCGAGGCGTGGGCCTTCGTCGCCTCCCCGGACGTCGTCCCCGCCGACGAAGACGTGATCCGCACGGCCTTCATCTTCAAGAAGGCCATCGTGGAAACCGTCGGCGCGTCCACCATTCTCACCGACGCCGCCTTCGACAACGCCCGCCAGCCCCTGGCGCAGTCCTTCCAGCTGGTCGGTGACTCTGGCAGCGCCTTCCAGGTGATCGTCAACCACTTCAAGTCCAAGGGCTCCGGCACCGGTGCCGACGCGGATGCCGGCGATGGCCAGGGCGCGTCCAACGCCTCCAGGGTCAAGCAGGCCACCGCTCTCGTGGCCTTCGCCGACGCACTGAGGACCGACACGGGCATCGACCGGGTGTTCCTCACCGGCGACTTCAACGCCTACGACATGGAAGACCCGATCAAGGTCATCACCGACGCCGGCTACCTGAGTCAGGAAGCCAAGAGCGGCGAATACACCTACGCGTTCGGTGGCACCGTCGGCTCGCTCGACCACGTGTTCGCCTCACCCGAAGCAAACGCGACGGTCACCGATGTGGACGTCTGGAACATCAACTCCGTCGAGTCCGTCGCCCTCGAGTACAGCCGGTACAACAACAACGTCACCGACTTCTACGTCGCCGACGCGTACCGCTCGTCCGATCACGACCCGGTTGTCGTGGGCCTCAATGTCGCCACCGCCCCGCCCGTGGACATCAACCTGCTCAATATCAACGACTTCCACGGCCGGATCGACAACAACACCGTGAAGTTCGCCGGAACGGTCGAGCAGCTTCGGGCCGAATACGGCGATGCGGCGACGCTGTTCCTCTCCGACGGTGACAACATCGGCGCCTCGCTCTTCGCGTCGTCATCGCAGCAGGATCAGCCGACCATCGACGTGCTCAACGCGCTCGGCCTCGACGCGTCGGCCGTGGGTAACCACGAATTCGACCAGGGTCTCGCCGACCTCACCGGCCGGGTCTCCGAGGCCGCCGACTTCGATTACCTCGGTGCGAACGTCTACCTCTCAGGGACCGAAACGCCTGCCCTGCAGGAATTCACGCTGCTCGAGATCGGCGACATCACCGTCGGTGTCATCGGCGCCGTCACCGAAGAGACCCCGACCCTGGTCTCACCGGGCGGGATCTCCACCATCGAGTTCGGCGACCCTGTCGCCGCGGTCAACCGCGTTGCCGCTCAACTCACCGATGGCGACCCCGCCAACGGCGAGGCGGATGTGCTGATCGCCGAGTACCACGAGGGCGCCGGCGCCGGCACGCCGGACAACGCCACTCTCGAGGACGAGCTCAAGCTTGAAGCCGCCTTCACCGACATCGTGACGCTGACCGCGGCCTCGGTGGACGCGATCTTCACCGGGCACACCCACAAGCAGTACGCGTGGAACGCCCAGGTGCCCGGAGCGGCTACCGGAGTCACCCGTCCGGTGCTGCAGACCGGCAGCTACGGTGAGAACATCGGTCAGGTCGTGCTCCGCTACGACCCGTCCACCGGTGAGACCACCACCGTGAAGAACCAGAACGTGAAACGCTCCACCATCGCCGACGGCGACCTGGTCTCCGCGTACCCGGCCGTCGCCACGGTCAAGGCCATCGTGGACGCCGCCGTCGCTGAGGCGGCTGTGATCGGCAACAAGCCCGTCGGTAGCGTCAGCGCCGACATCAGCCGGGCCTGCCTGGGCGGAACGAGCCCGTGCGCGGAGAACCGTGCCGCGGCATCCACCCTGGGCACCCTCGTGGCGAACTCTCTGCGCGAGTCGCTGGCTGACCCGCTCGTCGGCGGTGCCGAGATCGGTATCGTCAACCCGGGCGGCCTGCGCGCCGACCTGCTCACTGCACCGGATGGCGTTGTCACCTACGCCGAAGCGAACGCCGTGCTGCCGTTCCTGAACAACCTCTGGACCACGACCCTCACCGGGGCCCAGTTCAAGGTCGCCCTCGAACAGCAGTGGCAGACGGATGCGACCGGAGCGGTGCCCAGCCGGCCGTACCTGCAGTTGGGGCTCTCCGACAACGTGAACTACACGTTCGACGCCAGCCGCGGAGCCGGTGACCGCATCACGGGAATCTGGATCGACGGATCCCCAATCGACCTGGACCGCGCCTACCGGGTCGGCTCGTTCAGTTTCCTGCTCCAGGGCGGCGACAACTTCCGGGAATTCGCCAAGGGAACGAACACCAGGGACTCCGGTCTGGTCGACCGGGACGCCTGGATCTCCTACATCACCGCCAACAGCCCGCTGACCCCGACGTTCGCGGCAGCTCAGGCAGCCGTGACCGGTGTTCCGACCGCCGCAGTGAAGCCCGGCGACTCCGTGACCTTCGGTGTGTCACAGCTGAATATCACCTCGCTGGGAGCTCCGAAGAATAGCCAGCTCGCCATCGCTTGGGGCGACAGCAGCACGGTCTTCGGGCCGACGAGCATCAACGCGACGGGAGCGGCGACGGTGACCGTGACGGTGCCCGACGATGCCGTCGCCTCGAGCGAACTCACCCTGACGGCCAAGGAGTCCGGCACCGTGGTGCGCGTGCCCCTGGCCGTCACCGTGACCGAGCCGACCCCGGAGCCGACCCCGGTCCCGACGACGGAGCCTCCGACGGAGCCGACCCCGGTCCCGACGACGGAGCCTACGACGGAGCCGACCCCGGTCCCGACGACGGAGCCTACGACGGAGCCGACCCCGGTCCCGACGACGGAGCCTACGACGGAGCCGACCCCGGTCCCCACGACGGAGCCGACCCCGGTTCCGACGACCGGTCCGACCGGTCCCGGTGTTCCGACGGCTCTCCCGACGACGGCAGCGGAAACTGCCCTGACGGCGATCCTGAAGAACAAGATCACCAGCAGTGACTCCTCGGTTGCCCCCGGCGGCCGGGTCGCCATCACCGTGGGCGCCGGATACGCCGGCCAGTACGTATCCGTCTGGGTCCGTTCCACGCCGGTCAACCTCGGTGGGTGGCAGCAGGTCAGTGCCGCGGGCACCGTGAGCGTGGTGCTGCCGACCGATCTCGCCGCAGGCAGTCACCGCCTGATCGTCCAGGATGCGGCGGGCGCGGTGATCGGCTGGACCGACCTCACCGTCGCCGCGGCGGGCGGTAGCGCTGCCGGCCTCGCCCAGACCGGGCTGGACGCCAGCCCGTGGCTGGCCGGCGGCGCCGTGCTGCTGCTGCTCGGTGCCGTGCTCATGCGTCGTCGCCGGATTCCTATGGATTCGTAG
- a CDS encoding dehydrogenase, with protein MTDATADTRSDALASALAKQDVAAVAYALRNDVVIAPLLVVKGSAEQVRVFGREGSDKRTLLLFSSGENYARMIPDEVDPQVMVADGQWLREFLTVHSETLEMVFFDVAGPAVMQAAPVDLLRALGPIGNDSADPDEPDPGP; from the coding sequence GTGACAGACGCGACTGCAGATACCCGATCAGATGCCCTGGCCAGCGCCCTGGCCAAGCAGGATGTAGCGGCGGTGGCCTACGCGCTCCGCAACGATGTGGTGATCGCGCCGTTGCTCGTGGTCAAAGGCTCCGCCGAGCAGGTGCGGGTCTTCGGACGGGAGGGCAGCGACAAGCGCACCCTGCTGCTTTTCTCCTCCGGCGAGAACTACGCCCGCATGATCCCCGACGAGGTCGATCCGCAGGTGATGGTCGCCGACGGCCAGTGGCTGAGGGAGTTCCTCACCGTGCACAGCGAAACCCTGGAGATGGTGTTCTTCGACGTGGCCGGCCCCGCCGTGATGCAGGCGGCCCCGGTCGACCTGCTGCGCGCCCTCGGACCGATCGGGAACGACAGCGCCGACCCGGACGAGCCAGACCCCGGCCCGTAG
- a CDS encoding helix-turn-helix transcriptional regulator, translating into MVAADDEATGIHCRLDELLIERGMTLIGLSELVGISVVNLSVLKNDRARAIRYSTLAAVCVALDCEVGDLLVRAD; encoded by the coding sequence GTGGTTGCCGCCGATGACGAGGCCACAGGCATCCACTGCAGGCTCGACGAGTTGCTCATCGAACGGGGAATGACGCTCATCGGGCTGAGCGAGCTGGTCGGGATCAGTGTGGTGAACCTATCGGTGCTCAAGAACGACCGGGCCAGGGCCATCCGGTATTCGACCCTTGCCGCGGTGTGCGTCGCCCTGGACTGCGAGGTCGGCGACCTGCTCGTGCGCGCCGACTAG